From the candidate division WOR-3 bacterium genome, one window contains:
- a CDS encoding DUF5320 domain-containing protein produces MPGGDRTGPLEMGRMTGRAVGYFAGYPIPGRDFFGRSRGWFGCGGGEEARLLKEEAKDLKRHLKELEGYKRLSKKQSPIYKKGGK; encoded by the coding sequence ATACCAGGTGGAGATAGAACAGGACCTCTTGAGATGGGACGGATGACAGGAAGAGCTGTGGGTTACTTTGCAGGATACCCGATTCCGGGAAGGGATTTCTTTGGTAGAAGTAGGGGTTGGTTTGGTTGTGGTGGAGGCGAAGAAGCGAGACTTCTGAAGGAAGAGGCTAAAGATTTAAAAAGACATCTCAAAGAGCTTGAGGGTTATAAGAGACTCTCGAAAAAACAAAGTCCCATCTACAAAAAGGGAGGAAAGTAA
- a CDS encoding NifB/NifX family molybdenum-iron cluster-binding protein, protein MWIAISTDGNMATPHFGRCPSFTIIEIEGNENKEVIDNPEHKLGFIPEFLHKKVSIV, encoded by the coding sequence ATGTGGATTGCTATATCAACAGATGGAAATATGGCAACCCCTCATTTCGGGAGATGCCCTTCTTTTACGATTATTGAAATAGAAGGAAACGAAAACAAAGAAGTTATAGATAATCCGGAACACAAGCTGGGATTTATTCCTGAATTCTTGCATAAAAAGGTGTCAATTGTATAA
- a CDS encoding Fur family transcriptional regulator, which produces MDGRYGMSLRWWDGKLRKHSCRITVPRQAILDVLSKEEKHLSAEDIFLKVYRVYPGIGLTTVYRTLNLLTQIGLVLKFDFGDGRARFELVGEPKKEVHHHHLICTSCNRIIDYADFIDEEVKLFKKTEKFLSKKYKFEINNHLVNFYGLCEKCRSEL; this is translated from the coding sequence ATGGATGGAAGATATGGAATGAGTCTCAGGTGGTGGGATGGGAAATTGAGAAAACATAGTTGTAGAATTACTGTGCCAAGGCAGGCGATATTAGATGTCTTGAGCAAAGAGGAAAAGCATCTTAGTGCCGAAGATATTTTTCTGAAAGTTTATCGTGTTTACCCTGGAATCGGTCTTACGACCGTATACAGGACCTTGAATTTACTTACGCAGATTGGATTGGTTTTAAAGTTCGATTTTGGCGATGGCAGGGCAAGGTTTGAACTGGTTGGTGAGCCGAAAAAAGAAGTTCATCACCATCACTTAATTTGCACTAGTTGTAACAGGATAATAGATTATGCCGATTTTATCGATGAAGAGGTAAAACTTTTCAAAAAAACAGAAAAATTTCTTTCGAAGAAATACAAATTTGAAATAAACAACCATCTTGTTAATTTTTACGGTTTATGCGAAAAATGCAGAAGCGAACTTTAG
- a CDS encoding pyruvate kinase alpha/beta domain-containing protein, giving the protein MAEVSIQTVYFEEEGKINTEKTLQIALKRAKELGIDQIGIATTGGYTALAAMKVFKGYHPIIVTHVTGFNKPNEQELPLKTRKKLEELGASVLTCVHSFGGIGRAVRRKMNTYQIDDIIAETLRVFGEGTKVCCEITLMAADAGLINTEKETIAIAGTGRGADTALVVKPANTQNFFDLKVKEILCKPRLD; this is encoded by the coding sequence ATGGCAGAAGTTTCAATTCAAACCGTTTATTTTGAAGAAGAAGGGAAAATAAATACAGAAAAAACTCTTCAGATTGCTCTTAAAAGAGCGAAGGAACTTGGAATTGACCAGATAGGGATAGCCACAACCGGTGGTTATACAGCACTTGCCGCAATGAAAGTTTTCAAGGGCTATCATCCAATAATCGTAACTCATGTCACAGGATTCAATAAGCCAAATGAACAGGAGTTACCTCTGAAGACAAGAAAAAAACTGGAAGAACTTGGAGCAAGTGTCCTAACCTGTGTTCATTCGTTCGGAGGAATAGGGAGAGCGGTTCGAAGGAAAATGAATACTTACCAGATTGACGATATAATTGCCGAAACTCTTCGGGTATTCGGAGAAGGAACAAAGGTTTGTTGTGAAATTACTTTGATGGCGGCAGATGCAGGTCTTATAAACACAGAAAAAGAAACGATTGCAATAGCCGGCACAGGAAGAGGAGCAGACACAGCCCTCGTTGTGAAACCGGCGAATACTCAGAACTTTTTTGACCTTAAGGTAAAAGAAATTCTCTGTAAACCGAGACTGGATTGA
- a CDS encoding M48 family metallopeptidase has protein sequence MKKFIIFLSLFIISCVTTGPEGKTDFIFISTAEEVEIGKQVKADVESKEKLLAKPAVQNYVNEVGQKIVRVCDRRDIEYTFKVIDKKEINAFACPGGFIYVYSGLLETLDNEAQLAAVLSHEVSHLVARHSIKKLQNIYGYSILAQIALGEKAEGAAGTIVNIAATLILQGYSRDNEFEADRYGILYAKNAGYNPEGMIQVFEKFKKMEGNPPPAVLGLLSSHPPATDRIEKGKSEISKIGGTSLPYYEENYKK, from the coding sequence ATGAAAAAATTTATCATTTTCTTATCGCTCTTCATTATTTCGTGTGTAACTACCGGCCCGGAAGGGAAAACCGACTTCATATTTATCTCAACCGCCGAAGAAGTAGAAATTGGCAAACAGGTAAAAGCAGATGTAGAATCAAAAGAAAAATTATTGGCAAAGCCGGCGGTTCAGAATTATGTCAATGAGGTAGGTCAGAAAATCGTGAGAGTATGCGACAGAAGGGATATTGAATATACATTCAAAGTGATTGACAAAAAAGAAATAAATGCCTTTGCATGTCCAGGGGGATTTATCTATGTTTACAGTGGATTACTTGAGACTCTTGACAACGAAGCCCAGCTTGCGGCAGTTCTTTCTCATGAAGTAAGTCATCTTGTAGCGAGACATTCTATAAAAAAATTACAAAACATATACGGATATTCGATACTTGCTCAAATTGCCCTCGGCGAAAAAGCAGAGGGTGCCGCAGGGACAATTGTAAATATTGCAGCAACTCTGATACTACAGGGTTATAGCAGAGATAACGAATTTGAGGCAGATAGGTACGGAATACTTTATGCGAAGAATGCAGGATACAATCCTGAGGGTATGATTCAGGTTTTTGAGAAGTTTAAGAAAATGGAAGGCAATCCTCCACCTGCAGTATTGGGGCTACTTTCTTCCCACCCTCCTGCAACTGACAGGATAGAGAAAGGGAAATCGGAAATAAGCAAGATAGGAGGAACCTCCCTGCCTTACTACGAAGAGAATTATAAAAAATAA
- a CDS encoding nucleotidyl transferase AbiEii/AbiGii toxin family protein: MFEKVLPENGAEIIESLSPHINDFYLAGGTGLALQLGHRKSLGLDFFSSEIFNTEVFLKNIHPDKTLLVREETIHCEIGKVKFSFLFYNQPLVFPTLTWRGIKLADWRDITAEKIKAIAQRGTKKDFYDLFAVLQLRLSIDEACGIFKKRFASTDVNMYHVLKSITFFEEAEEEPPPILLVKDEGWRWEKVKEFFEKNIKQFEKSLFT; the protein is encoded by the coding sequence GTGTTTGAGAAAGTATTACCGGAAAATGGAGCAGAAATAATAGAGAGTCTTTCACCACATATTAATGATTTTTACCTTGCTGGTGGCACAGGTCTTGCACTTCAACTTGGTCATAGGAAATCGTTGGGCCTGGACTTTTTTTCATCTGAGATATTTAATACCGAAGTTTTTCTTAAAAATATCCATCCTGATAAAACTCTATTGGTTAGAGAAGAAACTATTCACTGCGAGATTGGAAAGGTTAAATTTTCTTTTCTTTTTTATAACCAACCGCTTGTTTTCCCTACACTTACCTGGCGAGGTATAAAACTCGCTGATTGGCGGGATATAACGGCTGAAAAAATTAAAGCTATCGCTCAGAGGGGAACAAAAAAGGACTTTTATGATTTGTTTGCTGTTTTACAGTTAAGATTATCTATAGATGAGGCTTGTGGGATTTTTAAAAAGAGATTTGCTTCAACGGATGTTAATATGTATCATGTTCTTAAAAGTATAACTTTTTTTGAGGAAGCTGAAGAAGAGCCACCGCCTATTTTGTTGGTCAAAGATGAGGGATGGCGATGGGAAAAAGTGAAAGAATTCTTTGAAAAAAATATTAAGCAATTTGAAAAGAGCCTCTTTACATAA
- a CDS encoding GIY-YIG nuclease family protein encodes MIEVKKNIEENIGKLGKIGFEKGYYIYVGSAQSGVEKRVERHLKKEKRKFWHIDYLLSNENVLINEIYWKEGKKEGECKTAEKLLRYGKPITNFGCSDCGCKSHLFKINPLEIKLVLDRVNFLLFPKVK; translated from the coding sequence ATGATTGAAGTTAAAAAGAATATCGAAGAGAATATAGGAAAGTTAGGAAAAATTGGTTTTGAAAAAGGTTATTATATTTATGTTGGTTCTGCTCAAAGTGGGGTAGAGAAAAGGGTCGAAAGACATCTCAAAAAGGAAAAGAGAAAATTCTGGCATATTGATTATTTGCTTTCAAATGAAAATGTCCTTATAAATGAAATATATTGGAAAGAAGGCAAGAAAGAAGGAGAATGCAAGACCGCAGAGAAACTCCTTAGATACGGTAAACCCATTACAAATTTTGGTTGTTCTGATTGTGGGTGTAAGAGTCATCTTTTTAAAATAAACCCTCTTGAAATAAAATTGGTTTTAGATAGAGTGAACTTTTTACTATTTCCTAAAGTAAAATAA
- a CDS encoding SufD family Fe-S cluster assembly protein, with amino-acid sequence MKRVPSNTIPELKANNIDTELSHKASIGKIASEKLNYLMQRGLDEDSARALLIRSFLEKGIETLPDSLKKRVDKMT; translated from the coding sequence ATGAAAAGAGTTCCGTCTAATACTATACCCGAACTTAAAGCCAATAATATAGATACGGAACTTTCCCATAAAGCCTCAATCGGGAAAATTGCCAGCGAAAAACTTAATTATCTTATGCAAAGAGGTCTCGATGAAGATAGTGCCCGTGCACTTCTAATTCGAAGTTTTCTTGAAAAGGGCATAGAAACTCTACCCGATAGTCTCAAGAAAAGAGTTGACAAAATGACTTAA
- a CDS encoding ARMT1-like domain-containing protein codes for MKTYLDCIPCFFRQAIEASRIAGADEGTEKKIIDEIARVILGIKLTATPPEMGKTIHNLVKKLTGKEDPYKKVKEESTKEALKIYPEIRKKLESTGNRLLFAVELAIAGNIIDYGTKKSLNLQEELSKILQKEEKSIKKESEYLFNFRSFKNDVEKARNILYVADNVGETIFDRILIEEIKRVDPAKEIIYAVKEKPIINDALREDAISAGIDKFAEIISSGSDIPGTILSLCSKEFLECVERADLIISKGQGNFETLSVTGKPVYYLFMAKCAVVAKNVGSEIGDFILLKREV; via the coding sequence ATGAAAACTTATCTTGATTGTATTCCCTGTTTCTTCAGGCAGGCTATTGAGGCTTCAAGAATAGCTGGAGCAGATGAGGGAACCGAGAAGAAAATTATTGATGAAATTGCAAGAGTAATTCTAGGAATAAAATTGACAGCAACCCCTCCTGAGATGGGGAAAACAATACACAACCTTGTAAAAAAATTGACTGGTAAGGAAGATCCTTACAAAAAAGTAAAAGAAGAGAGCACAAAAGAGGCTTTGAAAATTTATCCTGAAATTAGAAAAAAGTTAGAATCTACTGGAAATAGACTTCTTTTTGCAGTAGAACTGGCAATCGCTGGGAATATAATTGATTACGGAACAAAGAAATCTCTGAATTTGCAGGAAGAACTTTCTAAAATTTTGCAAAAAGAAGAGAAGTCAATAAAAAAGGAAAGCGAATACCTATTTAATTTTCGCTCTTTTAAGAATGATGTAGAGAAAGCCAGAAATATTCTTTATGTGGCAGATAATGTTGGTGAGACGATTTTTGATCGTATCCTGATAGAGGAGATAAAAAGGGTTGACCCTGCGAAAGAAATCATTTACGCAGTCAAAGAAAAGCCCATAATAAACGATGCCTTAAGAGAAGACGCGATTAGCGCAGGTATAGATAAATTTGCCGAAATAATTTCGAGCGGATCGGATATTCCTGGGACAATTCTTTCTCTCTGTTCAAAAGAATTTCTTGAATGTGTAGAAAGAGCGGACCTTATTATCAGTAAAGGGCAGGGAAATTTTGAAACGCTTTCGGTTACCGGAAAGCCTGTCTACTATCTCTTTATGGCAAAATGTGCGGTTGTGGCGAAGAATGTGGGCTCTGAAATTGGTGATTTTATTTTATTGAAAAGGGAAGTTTAA
- a CDS encoding nucleotidyltransferase, with protein MKIEKDYEEFLKLLNKNKVKYVIVGAFALALYSNPRYTKDLDIFVEPAVENGKRLLKVLNEFGFKNLELKEEDFTVKNQIIQLGYEPVRIDLMTSIPGCSFEEVWNNKIAEKYGRTRVYFIGKRELIKSKKASGRKQDIADLELLEKTEI; from the coding sequence ATGAAGATAGAAAAGGATTACGAAGAGTTCTTAAAATTATTAAACAAAAATAAAGTAAAATATGTTATTGTAGGAGCTTTTGCACTCGCTTTGTATTCTAATCCACGCTATACTAAAGATCTTGATATTTTTGTTGAACCCGCGGTAGAAAATGGGAAAAGATTGCTGAAGGTGTTGAATGAATTTGGATTCAAAAATCTCGAATTAAAAGAAGAAGATTTTACGGTAAAAAATCAAATAATACAACTTGGCTATGAACCAGTTCGTATAGATTTAATGACCTCTATACCAGGATGTTCGTTTGAAGAAGTCTGGAATAACAAAATTGCAGAAAAATATGGGAGAACACGGGTCTATTTTATAGGAAAAAGAGAATTGATAAAAAGTAAAAAAGCAAGCGGAAGAAAACAGGACATCGCAGACCTTGAATTATTGGAAAAAACTGAAATATAA
- a CDS encoding FG-GAP-like repeat-containing protein yields MKKVIIASLFFVFLVNANLTFAQEVVSVTPLQNAINVSKSTNVSVTFDQDMNPSTINGSTFIVYSLRRGLQTGTYTYNSGTRTATFDPDDDFAVGEIVSVILATDIEDAEGDTLRRPYEWSFTVEVDGGSGTFAERVVYAIGSSPRSVFSSDLDGDRDMDLAVANSNNVSVLFNNGDGTFAGKKDYGVGNYPMAVFPSDLDGDGYMDLAVANYGSNNVSILKNNGDGTFAEKKDYGAGDLPTAVFSSDLDRDGDLDLAVVNYFSENVSVLKNNGDGTFAGKKDYGVGNYPMAVFPSDLDGDGDIDLSIANNGSNNVSILKNNGDGTFEPKVDYGVGTSPTSVFSSALDGDGDLDLAVTNAGSHSVSILLNNGDGTFGGRVDYSVGINPISVFSSDLDGDGDLDLAVANFSSQNVSILLNNSDGSFTREGEYYSWYSPYSVFSSDLDADGDLDLAIANSNSDNISILFNNNSFITITSPNGGEEWEVGTPCNITWTSAYTSGTVKIEYSIDNGLNWIEIVPSMPDTGIYSWTIPNTLSDSCLVRVSDTDGSPSDISDEVFRISPVPYIILALPNGGEELYVDSTYNISWNSVGTSGSVKIEYSIDNGSSWTEIIASMPDTGIFKWTVPNTPSDSCLVRISDTDGSPYDISDEVFRILPLSAVPEEKLPELYSMDVRTIVSGRMFEVRYALPLKSSVRFEIYDLKGAKIEEITEEKPAGSYSREIDMAGKPVGVYFLKMEANRGAFTKIAKIVLINR; encoded by the coding sequence ATGAAAAAAGTAATAATCGCCTCATTATTTTTTGTTTTTCTTGTTAATGCCAATCTCACTTTCGCTCAAGAAGTCGTTTCTGTAACCCCTCTTCAAAATGCTATAAATGTATCAAAGAGCACGAATGTCTCTGTTACATTTGACCAAGATATGAATCCTTCCACAATCAACGGCAGCACATTCATTGTTTATTCCCTGCGAAGGGGATTACAAACAGGAACTTACACTTATAACTCTGGAACAAGAACAGCAACATTTGACCCGGATGATGATTTCGCTGTAGGAGAGATAGTTTCTGTTATTCTTGCCACGGACATTGAAGATGCGGAAGGTGATACTTTAAGAAGACCCTACGAATGGTCTTTTACTGTTGAAGTGGATGGAGGAAGTGGGACTTTCGCTGAGAGGGTAGTCTATGCTATTGGGAGTTCCCCTCGGTCAGTTTTTTCTTCGGATCTTGACGGAGATAGAGACATGGACCTTGCTGTTGCAAATTCTAACAATGTTTCTGTTTTATTTAACAATGGAGATGGGACTTTCGCTGGAAAAAAGGACTACGGCGTGGGGAATTATCCTATGGCGGTTTTTCCTTCAGACCTCGATGGCGATGGATATATGGACCTTGCTGTTGCAAATTATGGTTCCAACAATGTTTCTATTTTAAAGAACAATGGAGATGGAACTTTCGCCGAAAAAAAGGACTACGGCGCGGGGGATTTACCTACAGCAGTTTTTTCTTCTGACCTTGACAGAGATGGTGATTTGGACCTCGCTGTGGTGAATTATTTCTCCGAAAATGTTTCAGTTTTAAAGAACAATGGAGATGGGACTTTCGCTGGAAAAAAGGACTACGGCGTGGGGAATTATCCTATGGCGGTTTTTCCTTCAGACCTCGATGGCGATGGAGATATAGACCTTAGTATAGCGAATAATGGTTCCAATAATGTTTCTATTTTGAAAAACAATGGGGATGGGACTTTTGAACCGAAAGTGGACTATGGTGTGGGCACTTCTCCTACCTCTGTTTTTTCTTCTGCCCTTGATGGAGATGGAGATCTAGACCTCGCTGTAACAAACGCAGGTTCCCACAGTGTTTCTATTTTACTGAACAACGGAGATGGGACCTTCGGAGGAAGAGTAGACTATAGTGTGGGGATAAATCCTATTTCCGTTTTCTCTTCAGACCTTGACGGAGATGGGGATTTAGACCTTGCTGTCGCAAATTTTTCGTCCCAAAATGTTTCTATTTTATTGAACAATAGCGATGGGAGTTTCACCAGAGAAGGCGAGTACTACTCGTGGTATTCTCCTTATTCAGTTTTTTCTTCTGACCTTGACGCCGACGGGGATTTGGACCTCGCTATTGCAAATTCTAATTCTGACAATATTTCTATTTTATTTAACAACAATTCTTTTATTACCATAACCTCTCCCAATGGAGGGGAAGAGTGGGAAGTAGGTACCCCTTGTAACATCACCTGGACTTCTGCCTATACAAGTGGAACAGTTAAAATAGAATACTCAATAGACAATGGTTTAAACTGGATAGAAATTGTTCCAAGTATGCCGGATACTGGTATTTATTCTTGGACTATTCCAAATACACTTTCTGATAGTTGTCTTGTTAGAGTAAGTGATACTGATGGAAGCCCCTCTGATATAAGTGATGAAGTTTTCAGAATTTCTCCCGTTCCTTATATCATACTCGCCTTACCTAACGGCGGGGAAGAACTGTATGTAGACAGCACTTACAATATCTCCTGGAACTCTGTGGGTACAAGCGGAAGTGTTAAAATAGAATATTCGATAGATAACGGTTCAAGCTGGACAGAAATAATTGCAAGTATGCCTGATACCGGCATTTTTAAGTGGACCGTTCCAAATACCCCATCAGATAGTTGTCTTGTAAGAATAAGCGATACAGATGGTAGTCCCTATGATATAAGTGATGAAGTTTTCAGGATTTTACCTCTTTCGGCGGTTCCAGAAGAGAAGTTGCCAGAACTCTATTCGATGGATGTAAGAACAATCGTCTCGGGTAGGATGTTTGAAGTCAGGTATGCCCTGCCTTTGAAGTCTTCTGTTAGATTTGAAATATATGATTTAAAAGGTGCGAAAATAGAAGAAATTACCGAAGAGAAACCAGCTGGCTCTTATTCAAGAGAAATAGATATGGCAGGTAAACCGGTAGGTGTATACTTCCTTAAAATGGAAGCAAACCGTGGGGCGTTTACCAAAATAGCTAAAATTGTTCTGATTAACCGTTAG
- a CDS encoding ferritin, giving the protein MPFFEKEEKLDPKHLDLERARKSLREELEAIDFYQERIDATKDESLKKILTHNMNEEKEHVAMLMEWLRKNDSVQDKMFEEHD; this is encoded by the coding sequence ATGCCGTTTTTTGAGAAAGAAGAAAAACTTGATCCAAAACATCTTGACCTGGAAAGAGCGAGAAAATCCTTACGCGAAGAGCTTGAAGCAATAGATTTCTATCAGGAGAGAATAGACGCTACAAAAGATGAATCGCTGAAGAAAATTCTGACTCACAATATGAACGAAGAAAAGGAACATGTTGCGATGCTTATGGAGTGGTTAAGGAAAAACGACTCTGTCCAGGATAAAATGTTCGAAGAACACGATTAA
- a CDS encoding 4Fe-4S binding protein — translation MAVKIDKSKCTGCGDCVDVCPVEALSIKNEKAEVNDECIDCGACVNVCPSGAISLP, via the coding sequence ATGGCCGTTAAAATTGATAAGTCAAAATGCACAGGTTGTGGAGATTGTGTTGATGTTTGTCCTGTTGAAGCGTTGAGTATTAAAAATGAGAAAGCAGAGGTAAACGACGAATGTATTGATTGTGGAGCCTGTGTTAATGTCTGTCCAAGCGGTGCAATTTCTCTTCCATAA
- a CDS encoding MBL fold metallo-hydrolase produces the protein MIKELKILADNYTVDKNLRICWGFSCLINEGILFDTGESEEILEFNMKKLNVLPDRIKKIVISHNHFDHTGGIGAVLKLESNIDVYLLSDFSEELKKKITSLGGRIIENDEFIEIEEGIYTTGKIEGKYAENPISEEALVVETKEGLIVITGCSHPLITDIVEKVKKEFPKDRIFMVFGGFHLLDKDNREVEFIAEKLKALGVEKVGPTHCTGEEAIRVFREKFGEKFIRIGVGTIINIKQD, from the coding sequence ATGATTAAAGAACTTAAAATTCTCGCGGATAATTATACTGTAGATAAAAATCTCAGGATATGCTGGGGATTTTCGTGTCTAATTAATGAAGGAATCCTCTTCGATACAGGAGAAAGCGAAGAAATCCTCGAGTTTAATATGAAAAAACTCAATGTATTGCCCGATAGAATAAAAAAGATTGTAATCTCTCACAACCATTTTGACCATACGGGTGGGATAGGAGCAGTTCTTAAACTAGAATCAAATATAGATGTCTACCTCCTTTCGGATTTTAGTGAGGAATTGAAAAAGAAGATCACTTCTTTAGGGGGACGGATTATCGAGAACGATGAATTTATAGAAATCGAAGAAGGGATATATACCACAGGTAAGATAGAAGGAAAATACGCTGAAAATCCCATTTCCGAGGAGGCTCTGGTAGTCGAAACAAAGGAGGGATTGATTGTAATTACGGGTTGTTCTCATCCTCTCATTACCGATATTGTGGAGAAAGTTAAAAAAGAATTTCCGAAAGATAGAATTTTTATGGTGTTTGGTGGTTTTCATCTTCTTGATAAAGACAATAGAGAGGTTGAATTTATAGCTGAAAAATTAAAGGCTTTAGGAGTTGAAAAAGTTGGTCCTACTCACTGCACAGGAGAAGAAGCAATTCGGGTTTTTCGTGAAAAATTTGGTGAGAAATTCATTCGGATTGGAGTTGGCACTATTATTAATATAAAGCAAGATTGA